In Methylovirgula sp., a single genomic region encodes these proteins:
- a CDS encoding globin family protein codes for MTPEQIHLVQSSFEKVVPIADDAAALFYGRLFEIAPEVRPLFKGDMADQGRKLMMTLGTVVRSLDRFDSIMPAVKALAVRHVEFGVKPRHYEPVGFALLWTLQQGLGEAFTPETSEAWAKAYGLLSKAMIAAATAPSEV; via the coding sequence ATGACGCCCGAACAAATCCATCTCGTACAATCGAGTTTCGAGAAGGTCGTGCCTATCGCGGACGACGCTGCCGCCTTGTTCTATGGGCGGCTGTTCGAAATCGCGCCCGAGGTTCGCCCGCTGTTCAAAGGCGACATGGCAGACCAGGGCCGCAAACTGATGATGACGCTCGGCACGGTCGTACGCAGTCTCGACCGGTTCGACAGCATCATGCCGGCGGTCAAGGCGTTGGCGGTTCGGCATGTCGAGTTTGGCGTCAAGCCGCGGCATTACGAACCCGTCGGCTTCGCCCTGCTGTGGACATTGCAGCAAGGGCTCGGTGAGGCTTTCACGCCAGAGACGTCGGAGGCGTGGGCCAAAGCCTACGGCCTTCTCAGCAAAGCGATGATTGCCGCGGCCACTGCGCCATCCGAAGTTTGA
- a CDS encoding MFS transporter, whose product MKTHKVEQLIIATVGFFWCFLMWFSTAAFSPSIAAHYHLSIKALGLLASSAIWMAPIGRVVAGWASDRFGAPRTFAVILVVCGLVSIASAFTQNYELLFVERVFVAIAGVSFVVGIQHVAQWFNANEIGTAEGLYAGTGNVGAGMGALVLPRLFGTDYHSAFLWLGIIALFIAAWYLIRGRAAKTVEQGAIARQRSDLRSTAFVWSRYIAVALMLAYAMSFGLEVAMNAWLPGYFTRGYHAAILALGFTNIAGLQIAAGTFAAVESFCASLFRPFAGFMSDLFQRKGWTPLPFIAKSLPYAPRLHWLGIALILITLAMGGLTFAGLTGSLHASVLTLVALGVFISFGTGGTFALVPLLFPDRPGTAAGFIGGVSTAAGIVYPLIFAASTNIHMGYLYVALYMFVPIILFYFWAARYERHPEEHGIFTSALAVEDA is encoded by the coding sequence ATGAAGACGCATAAAGTCGAGCAGCTCATTATTGCGACCGTGGGCTTCTTCTGGTGCTTTCTGATGTGGTTTTCCACCGCAGCATTCAGCCCAAGCATTGCCGCGCATTACCATCTGAGCATCAAGGCGCTCGGGTTGCTCGCAAGCTCCGCGATCTGGATGGCGCCAATCGGCCGCGTGGTAGCCGGATGGGCCTCCGATCGTTTCGGCGCCCCGCGCACATTCGCCGTGATCCTTGTCGTCTGCGGCCTCGTCTCGATCGCCTCGGCCTTCACGCAAAACTATGAGCTGCTCTTCGTAGAACGTGTCTTCGTCGCGATCGCCGGCGTTTCCTTTGTTGTCGGCATCCAGCATGTCGCGCAATGGTTCAATGCCAATGAGATCGGCACCGCTGAAGGTCTCTATGCGGGCACGGGCAATGTCGGCGCCGGCATGGGCGCGCTGGTTCTGCCGCGCCTCTTCGGCACCGATTATCATTCCGCCTTTCTTTGGCTCGGCATCATCGCGCTGTTCATCGCGGCCTGGTATCTCATCCGTGGACGCGCGGCCAAGACAGTCGAACAGGGCGCCATCGCCCGCCAGCGCAGCGATCTGCGCAGCACAGCTTTTGTCTGGAGCCGCTATATCGCCGTCGCGCTGATGCTTGCCTATGCGATGTCGTTTGGTCTTGAGGTCGCGATGAATGCCTGGCTGCCGGGCTATTTCACGCGTGGCTACCACGCGGCAATCCTGGCGCTGGGCTTCACCAATATCGCGGGCTTGCAAATCGCTGCGGGCACGTTCGCAGCGGTCGAATCTTTCTGCGCCTCGCTGTTCCGGCCGTTCGCGGGCTTCATGTCCGACCTGTTCCAGCGTAAGGGCTGGACGCCGCTGCCATTCATTGCCAAGTCGCTCCCCTATGCGCCGCGCCTGCATTGGCTCGGCATCGCGCTGATTCTCATCACACTGGCCATGGGCGGCCTGACATTCGCCGGGCTTACCGGGTCGCTGCACGCGTCCGTACTGACGCTCGTCGCGCTTGGCGTCTTCATCTCGTTCGGCACTGGCGGCACATTCGCACTCGTGCCGCTGCTCTTCCCCGACCGGCCCGGCACGGCCGCGGGCTTCATCGGCGGCGTTTCGACGGCGGCCGGGATCGTCTATCCGCTCATCTTCGCAGCGAGCACGAACATCCACATGGGTTACCTCTATGTCGCCCTCTACATGTTCGTGCCGATCATCCTCTTCTACTTCTGGGCGGCGCGCTACGAGCGTCACCCTGAAGAGCACGGCATTTTCACGAGCGCGCTCGCCGTCGAAGACGCGTGA
- a CDS encoding CmpA/NrtA family ABC transporter substrate-binding protein — MSDIVSLSAARKTATPKMRIGLLHLTDGAPAMVAHEFGFFAEEGIETELFVEPSWANIADKLAFGFLDAAVVVPPLAFAVQMGLRGPVQPLLIPSAISSRGSTITLNNALAQQTQERAARDNLSTVEALAAVLRARPATLGIVHAYSTHNLYLRYWLATAGIEVGRDVKLMVVPPARAVEALTSGHVAGFCAGAPWGEVARRAGAGVTIATSHDVWANAPEKAFAVRELWAEENPQALTTALRALLRAAKFCDAPENASYIAALLSRRRYFALDSHAILASLPSGAMGDSACVFYRGAATFPWRSHGLWFLNEMRRWGLIDPTVDLRDLTTRVYRPDLYRAAAQTMDIPVPTVDWKNEGAHDKPWMLEAAPEALAMPADRFCDGTVFEPEKVPPTGDPTAKSALHKF; from the coding sequence ATGAGCGACATTGTCTCGCTGTCAGCGGCGCGGAAAACCGCGACACCGAAAATGCGGATCGGGCTCCTCCATCTCACCGACGGCGCCCCTGCGATGGTGGCGCATGAATTCGGCTTCTTCGCCGAAGAGGGCATCGAGACCGAACTCTTTGTCGAACCCTCCTGGGCGAATATCGCCGACAAGCTCGCGTTCGGCTTCCTCGATGCCGCAGTCGTCGTGCCGCCGCTCGCTTTCGCTGTGCAGATGGGGCTGCGCGGCCCCGTGCAGCCGCTCCTGATTCCCTCGGCGATCAGTTCGCGCGGCAGTACCATCACGCTCAACAATGCGCTGGCGCAGCAAACGCAGGAGCGCGCCGCGCGGGATAATCTTTCGACGGTCGAGGCGCTTGCCGCGGTCTTGCGTGCGCGGCCTGCGACGCTCGGAATCGTCCACGCCTATTCAACGCACAATCTTTATCTGCGCTATTGGCTCGCGACCGCCGGAATTGAAGTCGGACGCGACGTGAAACTGATGGTCGTGCCACCGGCTCGTGCTGTTGAGGCCTTGACCTCGGGCCACGTTGCCGGCTTTTGCGCCGGGGCGCCGTGGGGCGAAGTGGCGCGCCGTGCCGGCGCTGGCGTGACGATCGCGACGTCGCACGATGTCTGGGCGAACGCGCCGGAAAAAGCCTTCGCCGTGCGCGAACTCTGGGCCGAAGAGAACCCGCAAGCCCTGACCACCGCGTTGCGCGCGCTTTTGCGTGCGGCAAAATTTTGCGACGCGCCGGAGAATGCCTCCTACATTGCCGCGCTGCTGTCGCGCCGCCGCTATTTCGCGCTCGACAGTCACGCGATCCTTGCCTCCCTGCCCAGCGGCGCAATGGGCGACAGTGCGTGCGTTTTTTATCGTGGCGCGGCGACCTTTCCCTGGCGTTCGCACGGCCTCTGGTTTTTGAACGAGATGCGCCGCTGGGGGTTGATTGATCCCACTGTCGATCTGCGCGACCTCACCACGCGCGTCTACCGCCCTGATCTTTATCGCGCGGCGGCGCAAACGATGGACATCCCCGTCCCGACCGTGGATTGGAAAAACGAAGGCGCGCACGACAAGCCGTGGATGCTCGAGGCTGCGCCCGAGGCGCTTGCGATGCCGGCAGATCGTTTCTGCGACGGCACCGTCTTCGAGCCTGAGAAAGTGCCGCCGACGGGCGACCCGACAGCCAAGAGTGCGCTGCACAAGTTTTGA
- a CDS encoding ANTAR domain-containing protein: protein MQLRILLIDSDEMRAQALTESLARAGFAEVLHAREGANLSEAVERTKPDLIIIDMALPDRDALEDVRAVSADKPVVMFADSDDPSFVEDAIAAGVCSYNLSGIAFQDVKPIMASAVALFRRYRRVEDELAAAKTQLEERRAIERAKAILMKHRKMTEPEAYRWLQKKAMDENRKLAQVVTQFVREHDIESSPKAEEKAGEKRS, encoded by the coding sequence GTGCAGCTTCGAATATTGCTCATCGATAGCGATGAAATGCGCGCGCAAGCGCTGACGGAAAGCCTGGCGCGCGCCGGCTTTGCCGAGGTCTTGCACGCCCGCGAAGGCGCCAATCTCAGCGAAGCCGTCGAACGCACGAAGCCGGACCTCATCATCATAGACATGGCACTCCCCGACCGCGACGCGCTTGAAGACGTGCGCGCGGTGTCCGCCGACAAGCCCGTGGTGATGTTCGCCGACAGTGACGACCCGAGTTTTGTCGAAGACGCGATTGCCGCCGGCGTCTGCTCCTATAATCTTTCGGGAATAGCATTTCAGGACGTGAAGCCGATTATGGCTTCGGCGGTCGCACTCTTCCGCCGCTATCGCCGCGTCGAGGACGAACTCGCCGCCGCGAAAACGCAACTGGAAGAGCGCCGCGCGATTGAACGGGCGAAAGCCATTCTGATGAAGCACCGGAAGATGACCGAACCCGAGGCCTATCGCTGGCTGCAGAAAAAGGCCATGGACGAAAACCGCAAGCTTGCTCAGGTCGTGACGCAATTCGTCAGAGAGCACGACATCGAGTCCTCGCCCAAGGCAGAAGAAAAGGCGGGAGAGAAACGATCATGA
- a CDS encoding glutaminase, which translates to MSQLESAVKEIAEEMRQRPDRGEVATYIPELARADPNAFGLAVVDADGNVVYAGDADTPFSIQSVSKVFTLTIALGMVGDRLWNRVGREPSGSAFNSIVQLERERGIPRNPFINAGAIAVTDVILSGHQPREALGEILRFMQFLADDPSITIDKAVAASENRTGFRNRALANYMKSFGVIENPVDFTLGVYFHHCAIAMSCRQLAMAGRFLAYRGRNPSTGLQVVQPDRARRINAIMLTCGHYDGSGEFAYHVGLPGKSGVGGGILAIAPGKASIAVWSPGLDAAGNSHLGRIALEELTKRMGWSIFGA; encoded by the coding sequence ATGTCCCAACTTGAAAGTGCCGTAAAGGAAATCGCCGAGGAAATGCGGCAGCGGCCCGATCGGGGTGAGGTCGCGACCTATATTCCGGAACTCGCGCGTGCCGATCCCAATGCATTCGGACTGGCCGTGGTCGATGCAGACGGCAATGTCGTCTATGCCGGCGATGCCGATACACCATTTTCGATTCAGAGTGTCTCCAAGGTTTTTACGCTGACGATCGCGCTCGGCATGGTCGGAGACCGGCTCTGGAACCGCGTCGGCCGCGAACCCTCGGGCAGTGCCTTCAATTCGATCGTTCAGTTGGAGCGCGAACGCGGCATCCCGCGTAATCCCTTCATCAATGCCGGCGCAATCGCGGTGACGGATGTCATTCTGTCCGGTCATCAGCCGCGCGAGGCCCTGGGCGAAATTCTCCGGTTCATGCAATTTCTCGCCGACGACCCATCGATCACGATCGATAAGGCGGTCGCGGCGTCGGAAAATCGCACGGGTTTCCGCAATCGCGCGCTCGCGAACTACATGAAGTCCTTCGGGGTGATCGAGAACCCAGTTGATTTTACCCTGGGCGTGTATTTCCACCATTGCGCGATTGCGATGTCGTGCCGCCAATTGGCGATGGCCGGCCGCTTTCTCGCTTACCGTGGCCGCAATCCATCGACCGGCCTGCAGGTCGTGCAACCCGACCGAGCCCGCCGCATCAACGCCATCATGCTCACATGCGGGCATTACGACGGCTCGGGCGAGTTCGCTTATCACGTCGGCCTGCCAGGCAAGAGCGGCGTCGGCGGCGGTATTCTCGCCATCGCGCCCGGAAAGGCGTCGATCGCTGTCTGGTCGCCCGGCCTCGATGCCGCGGGCAATTCGCATCTGGGACGGATTGCCCTCGAAGAACTGACCAAACGAATGGGCTGGTCGATCTTCGGTGCCTGA
- a CDS encoding DUF2735 domain-containing protein: protein MSPNSTFSSAKIYAFPAGGRATLRARLQEAHLNALGVAKASPGSGWYHEAAMHEEEVARKPRTVSWWDDAESESQAKGVAVKLF, encoded by the coding sequence ATGAGCCCGAATTCCACCTTTTCATCGGCCAAGATCTACGCCTTCCCGGCGGGCGGCCGTGCCACGCTGCGGGCGCGACTGCAGGAAGCCCATCTGAACGCGCTCGGGGTTGCCAAGGCATCGCCCGGGAGCGGCTGGTATCACGAAGCGGCGATGCACGAGGAAGAGGTGGCACGAAAGCCCCGCACGGTCTCGTGGTGGGATGACGCTGAAAGCGAGTCGCAGGCCAAGGGCGTCGCGGTCAAACTTTTCTGA
- a CDS encoding glutamine synthetase beta-grasp domain-containing protein, which translates to MTKYKLEYIWLDGYTPVPSLRGKTQIKEFDVFPTLEQLPLWGFDGSSTNQAEGHSSDCVLKPVAVYPDGARTNGALVMCEVLLPDGTAHPSNKRATILDDSGAWFGFEQEYFFYKDGRPLGFPEAGYPAPQGPYYTGVGYKNVGDIARKIVEEHLDLCLFAGINHEGINAEVAKGQWEFQIFGKGSKKAADEMWMARYLLQRLTEKYGVDIEYHCKPLGDTDWNGSGMHANFSTAYMRDVGGKDYFEKLMKAFEINREDHIAVYGPDNHMRLTGKHETASIHEFSYGIADRGASIRVPHSFAKNDYKGYLEDRRPNSQGDPYQIASQILKTIASVGEGSAVSAAA; encoded by the coding sequence ATGACAAAGTACAAGCTCGAGTACATATGGCTCGACGGCTATACGCCAGTGCCGAGTCTGCGCGGCAAAACGCAGATCAAGGAATTCGATGTTTTCCCGACGCTTGAGCAATTGCCGTTATGGGGCTTTGACGGCTCTTCGACGAACCAGGCCGAAGGCCATAGCTCGGATTGCGTGCTGAAGCCCGTCGCGGTCTATCCGGACGGTGCGCGGACCAACGGCGCGCTCGTCATGTGCGAAGTCTTGCTGCCGGATGGCACCGCCCACCCCTCAAACAAGCGCGCGACCATTCTCGACGATTCCGGCGCGTGGTTCGGCTTCGAGCAGGAATATTTCTTCTATAAGGACGGCCGTCCGCTTGGTTTTCCGGAGGCTGGCTATCCGGCGCCGCAGGGTCCCTACTACACCGGCGTTGGCTACAAGAACGTTGGCGACATCGCCCGCAAGATCGTCGAAGAGCACCTCGATCTTTGTCTCTTCGCCGGCATTAACCACGAAGGCATCAATGCCGAAGTGGCGAAAGGCCAGTGGGAATTCCAGATTTTCGGCAAGGGCTCCAAGAAGGCCGCTGACGAGATGTGGATGGCGCGGTATCTTCTCCAGCGCCTCACCGAAAAATACGGTGTGGACATCGAATACCATTGCAAGCCGCTCGGCGACACCGACTGGAACGGTTCCGGCATGCACGCGAACTTCTCTACTGCCTATATGCGCGACGTCGGCGGCAAGGATTATTTCGAAAAGCTGATGAAAGCTTTCGAGATCAATCGCGAAGATCACATCGCTGTCTATGGTCCCGACAACCATATGCGTCTGACGGGCAAGCATGAAACCGCTTCGATCCACGAGTTCAGCTACGGAATCGCGGATCGCGGCGCCTCTATTCGCGTGCCCCACAGCTTCGCCAAGAACGACTACAAGGGCTATCTCGAGGATCGCCGCCCGAACTCGCAAGGCGACCCCTACCAGATCGCTTCGCAGATCCTTAAGACGATCGCCTCTGTTGGCGAGGGCAGCGCCGTTTCGGCCGCGGCCTGA
- a CDS encoding YeeE/YedE family protein yields MPHIPRMTSFTPLSGLLGGVLIGLSASLLMSFNGCIAGISGILGEFLAFRRSEMGWRLAFIAGLVVAPILYRAFSGALPFTITPSMPVLIAGGLLVGIGTRMGSGCTSGHGVCGLARFSKRSLAATLIFMAAGIATVFVARHLIGG; encoded by the coding sequence GTGCCTCATATTCCCCGCATGACGAGCTTCACACCTCTCTCGGGGCTTCTCGGCGGCGTGTTAATCGGCCTGTCGGCCTCGTTGCTGATGTCCTTCAACGGCTGTATCGCTGGGATCAGCGGTATTCTTGGTGAATTCCTTGCATTCCGGCGCAGCGAGATGGGCTGGCGGCTCGCCTTCATCGCCGGCCTTGTCGTCGCGCCGATCCTCTATCGTGCCTTCTCCGGGGCCCTGCCTTTCACGATCACGCCTTCGATGCCTGTGCTCATCGCCGGCGGCCTGCTGGTCGGGATCGGCACGCGCATGGGTTCGGGCTGCACAAGCGGCCATGGCGTCTGCGGTCTTGCGCGGTTCTCAAAACGTTCGCTGGCTGCGACTCTTATTTTCATGGCGGCTGGAATCGCGACGGTCTTCGTCGCGCGTCATCTTATCGGGGGTTAG
- a CDS encoding YeeE/YedE family protein, which produces MAKFAAFLCGLIFGLGLLVSQMSNPAKVLNFLDFAGTWDPSLAFVMGGAVVTTAIGYRLAWRSKTPLYDAIFHFPQKTRIDARLVGGAALFGIGWGLVGFCPGPALTALSFGGWPTLLFVAAMVAGMVIFDQVSAWVEKGLTASLRTDG; this is translated from the coding sequence GTGGCGAAGTTCGCGGCTTTTCTCTGCGGCTTGATCTTCGGGCTTGGGTTGCTCGTCTCGCAGATGAGCAATCCGGCTAAGGTCCTCAACTTCCTCGATTTCGCGGGGACCTGGGATCCAAGCCTCGCCTTCGTCATGGGCGGGGCGGTCGTCACGACGGCTATCGGTTATCGGCTGGCGTGGCGGTCGAAAACGCCGCTCTACGACGCGATCTTTCATTTCCCTCAAAAAACTCGGATCGACGCACGCCTCGTGGGCGGCGCGGCGCTCTTCGGCATCGGCTGGGGCCTGGTCGGCTTCTGTCCGGGGCCAGCACTGACCGCGTTAAGCTTCGGCGGCTGGCCGACCCTGCTTTTCGTCGCAGCGATGGTCGCCGGGATGGTGATCTTCGATCAGGTGTCGGCCTGGGTCGAGAAGGGCCTTACGGCTTCTCTGAGGACAGATGGATAA
- a CDS encoding flavin reductase family protein: MKDLPLPEVYKLLEPGPVVLLTTARRGRHNIMTMSWHMMVDFTPPLIACVVSNGDYSFAALRATKECVIAIPDVSLAEKVVKIGNCSGSDTDKFAEFALTPTRAEKVSAPLIEECFANLECRVTDTRFVNKYGIFILEVVKAWKNPAKFDAKTIHHRGFGTFAVDGEIIHLSSEKP, encoded by the coding sequence ATGAAAGACCTACCTCTTCCCGAGGTCTATAAGCTTCTGGAGCCCGGCCCGGTTGTCTTACTCACAACCGCGCGGCGCGGCCGGCACAACATCATGACCATGTCCTGGCATATGATGGTCGACTTCACGCCACCCCTGATTGCGTGTGTCGTCAGTAATGGCGATTACAGTTTCGCCGCGCTGCGGGCGACAAAGGAATGTGTCATTGCAATTCCGGACGTTTCGCTCGCGGAGAAAGTCGTCAAGATCGGCAATTGCTCCGGAAGCGACACCGATAAATTTGCGGAATTCGCTTTGACGCCTACGCGTGCTGAGAAAGTCTCAGCACCGCTGATCGAGGAATGTTTTGCCAATCTCGAATGCCGCGTGACCGATACACGGTTCGTGAACAAATACGGCATTTTCATTCTTGAAGTTGTCAAAGCCTGGAAGAACCCGGCAAAATTCGATGCAAAGACCATTCATCATCGGGGCTTTGGCACGTTCGCTGTCGACGGCGAGATTATCCATCTGTCCTCAGAGAAGCCGTAA